Below is a window of Impatiens glandulifera chromosome 2, dImpGla2.1, whole genome shotgun sequence DNA.
TGCAAACAGTTTCCTCAAAACCGTTGTTTCTTTGGCTCCGCTCTCTTCTTTCGTCTTCGTACTTTGATGGTCTTTGCATTTCGAATTCCTTCCCTACTCTGACGATGAATCCTCTGTTATCATCTTGTCCCTGTAGTCTTGCCGCTGTCTCCAAATCAACTTTGAAGGATTCCGCCAAGACCTCAGTCTCAAATCCCTGAAAAAGGTTGCCTGAAAAGATCTCCTCTTGTTGTCCCCCATATTTCGTCTGTTGCTTCTCAGACTCTTGTGGGCTACCGGCAAGGAAGAATCTCTggaataattaatcaaaatgactcttaataatttaatgtttgTTAAAATTCCAAAGagaacattatatatataggctATGTGTTAGTTACTCTGAGATTTTGATCGAGTTGGTTGTCAGCATTGCTGGTATCGTGGACTACCATGAGTTCAAGTTCTTCGTTACCGTCGTTATGGACCCAATGAGCTACACCAGCTTGGAAGGCAACAATGTCCCCTTTCCTGCAAGGGTGGATCTTTTGGTGTTGATCTCTGAACCTTTCAGAGCCAAATCGTTCACCAGATTCAGTCTGTTCACTTGATTGAAAGGTCTCTGCGCAGCCTGGATTTATGATGCCAACAATTCCCCTACCTATTCCATACAAGTTTTTTCAACCATAAAGTAAAATTCAACAAATAGAGGGGATGTGCAATTAACTAGTATTACAACATACCTCGTACAACATAGGCTAGCAAAGGGGCATTGTTGAAAGAAGGCAAGAGGAGGCCTCCTTGCTGGATGAGGTGGCGGGAGGCGGCCACACCGGCACACTGAATCTGGTCAGAGGTCTGGTCCCAAACGTCGGTGTAACCAGCTTCATGCTGGATGCGCCTGGCAGACTCAAGAGGGTTGAGGCTTTGGATGCGACAATACTGCGCCTGCTGCTCTTGTTGGGGCAGCTGAGGCCTTTGCCGAAAAGCAGAGCCTCCGGTGGTAAGAACAAGGAAACAGATTATGGTAATTGCGAGCACAAGAGAGTTAGCCATGGCTGCTAATTATTAAGGAAGTGAAGTGAAGTGGGATATGAAGGAAGAATTAAGGTTGATTGTTTATATAAGGGAGGGAAGTTTGATGGATGATTGCCACATCGCTGTTAATTGCATGGCTGGTTATGGTTTTGGTTTTACTGTTGGCCGTGGATCTGATATTGAACAACCATGGCTATTTAGTCTAGATTCAGGCTTTGAGAAGCGGCTAAAAGAGGAGGAAGCCCCTGTCTAATATAATTACAAGCATCATCTCAAATTCTGAACATAAGAGCAGCTTATAAAGACACATGCACCCATACGTGGACAATAGCAGGCATGCATTCAGCTGgagtattttagtttaatttgaaaaatagaatttattttaaagcatttattttttcttgtttctcttttattttctatttatttaaaatcagatCTTAAGGTGTGTTTGGTAACCATGTAATTGAAGGGTGTAATTCCAATTCTTAGGTTTGATagaacatttaaaaattaaaaattgaaattagtaTTGGAAATAGAATTTCAATGGAATTCAaaccaatatatttttatatctttgTAGCTGTTATAGCGATGACTTCGAGAGGTGCGCCAGATAGTTACTCTAGCATCGATGCTGACCTGGAGACAGGCTCACCGAAGCAGAGGAAATGAATATTGAAATAAGAGAATTCAATGTCCTGAAGTATAAACTATTTCAAGTTTTGAGAGCGAAAAGAAGATTAACAAAAAACTCTTGAcatttgacttattttaatagGTTTTGTCAAactaatatcttaataa
It encodes the following:
- the LOC124925045 gene encoding 11S globulin seed storage protein Ana o 2.0101-like; translation: MANSLVLAITIICFLVLTTGGSAFRQRPQLPQQEQQAQYCRIQSLNPLESARRIQHEAGYTDVWDQTSDQIQCAGVAASRHLIQQGGLLLPSFNNAPLLAYVVRGRGIVGIINPGCAETFQSSEQTESGERFGSERFRDQHQKIHPCRKGDIVAFQAGVAHWVHNDGNEELELMVVHDTSNADNQLDQNLRVTNTRFFLAGSPQESEKQQTKYGGQQEEIFSGNLFQGFETEVLAESFKVDLETAARLQGQDDNRGFIVRVGKEFEMQRPSKYEDERRERSQRNNGFEETVCTMRIRENLDDPERADVYTAQGGRISTVNSHNLPILKQIQLSAERGVLYENAMAAPHWTLNAHNIIYILRGSGRIQVVGHSNRAVFNGEVRQGQLLVVPQNYAEVKQAGSEGLEWVSFKTNDRAVSSPLAGKTSVIRAMPEEVVMSAFRVSRAEAHKLKYNRQEVRIFPQSSSKREKGSRWSIV